One window of the Saccopteryx bilineata isolate mSacBil1 chromosome 2, mSacBil1_pri_phased_curated, whole genome shotgun sequence genome contains the following:
- the LOC136322369 gene encoding uncharacterized protein yields MERNLRHLPKITRLDIAKLMLELSCESEVCPIPHCSEYTVICYDIPYHTYHTTPYNTIPHTSPHRTSPLLTSQHLTSPHRTSPHRTTPHRNAPHLTSPHRTSPHRTSTHHTSPHRTSPHRTTPHRNAPHLTAPHLTAPYLTAPHLTSPHHTTSHRTAPHHTPYHTTL; encoded by the coding sequence ATGGAAAGAAATTTAAGACATTTACCCAAGATCACAAGACTAGACATAGCAAAGTTGATGCTTGAGCTATCATGTGAATCTGAGGTATGCCCTATACCACACTGTAGTGAATACACTGTAATATGCTATGATATACCATACCATACATACCACACCACACCATACAATACCATACCACACACCTCACCTCACCGCACCTCACCTCTCCTCACTTCACagcacctcacctcacctcaccgcACCTCACCTCACCGCACCACACCTCACCGCAAcgcacctcacctcacctcaccacacCGCACTTCACCTCACCGCACCTCAACGCACCACACCTCACCGCACCGCACCTCACCGCACCGCACCACACCTCACCGCAACGCACCTCACCTCACCGCACCTCACCTCACCGCACCTTACCTCACcgcacctcacctcacctcaccgcACCACACCACATCTCACCGTACcgcaccacaccacacaccataTCACACCACACTATAA